The DNA window agcttgaggagcgGGGGCTGGAGGCTCGGGTTTAGGAACTGCAACAGGCGGGGGAGCTGTAGCCTGAACGGGTTCGGCGGGCTTTGAAGTAACAGGCTCCGGGATGGCCGGGGCAGCCGGTTCGGGAGCCGACTGCTTATGTATGGGTTCATGGGCTTCTTCGATCTCGGGCTCAGGTTCGGGCGCGGGGATTGAAGGAGCCTCTTGTTGAACAGGTGGCGGTGGGGGAGAAGCGATATCTTCGGCGGGTTGAGCAGGTTCGGGCTCTTTCTTAGTACGGGTTCGAGCTGGACGAGGAGGTGCAGTAGGCTCAAACTTCTCGACAAAGTTTCGAGGGAAAATACCCTCTTGCTTCACGCCGTGGTCGTCGACATATTCCCCGCCATACCAGTCGgcgtcctcctcatcagtaACAGTGATGACCTGGCCGATACTAAAGTTGAGGTCGTCCTCATGAGGCGATGAGTACTCGTAAATGGCCTTGACTCTGAATGGCGCGGCCATTTTGCTGGTGATTGATCCTCTGGAAGCTCTCTTGCAGGACAAACGCTGCCCGAGGCTGGGATCAAAGCTTCTCTGGGCGTGTGGCTGTATGGAGCAACAAGGTTATAGTACGTGGATTAGGTAGTCGTAGGCTAGTAGGTCAACagctttgcttgcttgcttgctcgCTTGATTGAGTGTGGGGCACGACAGGGGGGCGTCGTCAGCCTGTGGGATCAAGTGAGGCGGGGGAGGATATAGCGATGAGTTGTTTGAAGGCGCAGTCTATGTAGGAAGGCGATTGCTCGGTTTTTAATATGCGATAGGAAGTATTAAGTGGGAATGGATGCTCGGATCCTCAAGAGGAAAAGCatgagagagatgagatggtgGTTGCAAGGAGGAGGGTGGTGTTTAGCGGAGCATAGGCCTGGAGCTGGGGCGTTTGTCGACGTCAGCGCGATGAGCCAGTCACTCCGTCCATCTCACGGCTAAAAGTGTTAGGCGCGTGGATGATGGTACTTCCAGTTTAGCTGGTAGGGAAGTTTCCAGTTCAGTTATAGTCAGTTGATGCCTAGTTCCGATGATGGTCGGTCATGACTATCACGATAAGACTTACGTTTCTTTAGGGAGTGAATGGTAGTGATGTAAGACAGGCAGCAGAGCCTACAAAATTGGGGAAGCAATCACGAGTTGATTTTGGGCGCATTGGCTTCGCATTGagctttatctttaattcgCGGCGTCGTACGTTAGTTATCTCTTACTATGGCCGAAGAGTCCGAAACGAGTGCTCAAGGCATGACAACATGGGGTAGCTAGTAGAAACACTGGCTGGGCTTCTAAAACAAACTAGCTAATTGTCCATGCGTTGTAtcaagcatgatgatgaacaaaCACTGACCTGTCATACTTTGAAACCATTGCTTATGCCGTTTCTGTCATATAAATGTAACCAGATGAAAAAAGTGACTGATGACTGCTCTTTGTTTGTGCTACAGTGCATCATCATAGGGATCCATGATGGAGACTCGATTCTTGTTTGATTGGTTTACTGGACTTTTCAATGTCCCGAGGCCGCCATTAAAACATTCACTACCAGGCTACTTTCAGCACTAACCTACCTACATTCGTTATTTTGTCATCAGCTGATAGGGTCCAATTGTTCTTCTCGCAGTCTCCCCTCCTTCAGTGGATTGCCACTTGTTAAACAGAAGcccctcggggagcaagaaaactcaggacttAAAAAGAAggtgctaaaataaacttagtaaaaaGTCCCttaaatttaggctagatttacccTAATAATTTTATCgtttagggtcaaggtcctgacttttctttcctcccctagagaCGCAGCGGTTGCGGGGCACAGGGTCATTTCTGGATCTTTCTGAGCTCCAAATTCGAGTTGCCTTTTCTCAAGACCATAATACTCACTAATTATGGCCTCAACATCCAAACAACCGCCAAAGGGtattctcaagaagcccaagtctATCAAAGAACGAAATGCCGACCCCAGAGAAATCGCCATAGAGCATGCCAAGATCATCCAGCATCGTAAAGACTTGGAAGCAGAAATACTCGATAGCTTGGTCCTCCTCTCCGAGTACCCTCTCGTCCGCGAGCAACCTTACAACGCCTCTAATCCTTCTCCATCTGATGTCGCCGACTTCAAGGCTCATGTGCGACTCTTCCAACCTTCAGACTACGACGACCTCGTAATCGAGCGCAATGTGAACGAGCTTTGCGGTTACACCCTCTGCTCGCGACCACGAAGGAATACGGGTCCGGGCGGTCAATGGAAGATTTCCAACGGGAATATCATGAAGCGTGAGGACCTAGAAAAATGGTGCTCCAACCAGTGCGCTCGTCGCGCTCTTTATGTCAAGGTGCAGCTTAACGAGACAGCTGCCTGGGAGCGGGCAGGTATCCCAGATATTGAGATCGACTTACTCGACGAGGACAAATCGAAGGAAACGGAGGTTGACCGAGCTGCCCGAGAGCTTGGTCAGCTTAAGCTCGAAGAGCAAAGACAAGCAGCTCGAGATGAGGCCgcccttgctcttgagcGGGGTGAACCAGATGCATCGCAaagcaagagcaagaagatgaaTATCACACTGAAGGAGAATGATCCTAAAGCGCCATCCGCTGCGCCTGACAAACCAGAAGTCTACGATGACGAACATTTACTCATTGAGGGCTACAGAACAAAACTCAACCTGGAggataagaagaaagatTGATGAAGTCATGTTTTAGGTGTGTGTAGCATTTATTCGTAGGATAGGCGTTGGGCGATTTTTGTATCATAAACAGGGCCATAATAAGGATAGGAAGATACCCCATCATGACACTACTAGATACTGGTCGCATCGATGtagacaacaacatcacagTCCCTTGGCTCAGTTCCTGAAACGTGCGAACTGGCCTTGGACAAGGTCATATTCACAGAAGCGAGGAGAGTAATTGGCGATCAAGCGTCATCTCTGGAGACATCCAGAGAATCAGCGACACCTTGGGGGGTCGAAAGATCTTTCTTTGAGACCTATGCACTCACTGTCCTAAGACGCCAAGTAGTAAAACCCTGTAAATGCCAGACACCCATCATAATAATCCCAAATACCAATTTTTTAGTCGCGGCGAGGGCGGTCGCCATATCGTCGTCCACCACGCTCGGGAACCTGCTGCTGAGTGACGGGGATGACGTTGACGGGAATAGACTCGAACTACATTGATTGTTAACATCTTGTCCATTTTATTCAATATCGCAAGGGCACATACGCCAAGGTGTTTGAGGAGATCCTTGGTCTCGCCATCGACGTCGAGCTGGCCGCTCTCGGAGTTCTGGGTGAAGTCCAGAGCAGAGACCTCAGGAACGTACTGATCCTTGCGCTcacgctcctcctcctgaagcttgaaggagATACCGCGGACGGGTCCACGCTGAATTCGCTTCATCAAGTGGGTAGTGTAGCCGGCAATCTATTAAAAATCCTGAATCAGTTGCTGCCCTTGGTTGTTTTTCGTCGAGCCGGTATTTCTAACCTTGTTGCGGAGGCGCTTGGAAGCAATGATAGCGATCTCATCACAGATACGCTTGTTGGTCTCGAAGTCCAGGGTGAGCTTGGGGTAGTAACGCTCAATGATGACCTTGGCGGACTTCTTGACAGTCTTGGTGCGAACGCGACCCATTTTGGCGGTATTGGACTGTTGGACGTTGGGCGATAGGTTTGAAGAAAGTCGCTAGTGTGAGATTTCCGCTACAGCTAGaattttggtgttgagtggGTGGGTCGCTCCTTCCTCGAATTTCTAACCCTAAGCAAGATCACGTGTGTGTGTAGCGGACCATTCCCGCTTAGCTAATATCTAGACCTTAGAATCAATCTGCATCATTATTGGTCCAGAACGTTATGCATTTATGCAAGCTTGCATCCGTTTTCATAATATGTTTGAATGTGCAGGTCTTCATGACAGACCGACAGATGTAACTTGGGTAATTGCTTCAATTCTATTTGTACAGTTGTTTGGTACATATTTTCTCTAAATATCAGAGAGGTTTAAATGACATTGATATACATCGCCTCAGCCCTCATCCATAACCCATGCACTTTATTGCTTGTTGTCGTTATCAAGGCCGTAGTTCTTGGAGCTGCTCACAGCATCCTCTTCGGGAGTAGAAGCAGTCCCATCACCAATAAGCTCATTAGCGACACGCTCGGCTCGCCAAGGATCAGCTTCTTCACTCGTTTTCTTGAGTGTTTGCTTTGTCGCATTGTACACTTTAGCACGGCCCTGAGCTTCTCTAGCAACAAGTTGGGCCTCGATGTTAGCCTCTCGGAGTTGCAGCACGACCTTTCCACTAGGGTCGACTGTTGCAGTCTCGGGGCTAACATATGCCTTGGCTCCACCAAAGGTTGTTGTGTCAAGGTGTGTAATGCCAGtgagcatcttcttgttctgcgAAACCCTTTGACGGGAGTCTCTGGTATTGAACTCGTTGTCTCCTGGGGGTGAGTCGGCCAcgaaaccaccaacaccaagtttGGCAGGTGAGGGGCCTTGCCTGGGGTAAACTACTCGAGAGAGCACGGGAGTGCGTTGTTTCTGAGGTCCGTAGACAGGGTGGTTCTCCATGTAGGAGTTTGTTCTCAGATAACTAATGCCAGCAGAAGGATGGCTAGGAGGAGGTCCAGACTTTCCGTAAGGGCTCTCAGCAGCCGCATTGTCTCCAGCGGCGAGGAAGGTCTGGATAATGCCAACAGGCTGGCCAAGAggagcaaggtcaaggaacTTGGAGACCAGGCCATACAGTGTAGCACGATCACTTCGCAGAGAGCGCACATAGTCTGTAAACTGATCCTCAGTGATGTCTTTAGCCCGGATTCGGTCTGGCGCAGTCTTGCCCTGTTCCATGGCAGCCGTGGCTCGTTTGGAGTTAAGAGACTCAGCAAGTCTCGTTTTGAGCAGCTGTCTGAACTCAGCTCGCTTAGGTCGTACTTTTTTGTTAAGATATCCGATAAAAGCACCCTCAGTCATCCTAGCCAGCCATGGTCCTCTAAACTTCCATCGCTTATCATCAACTCGTCCTTGACGATACTCGGTAAAATCGAGGTCCTCCTCAAATACGGATTTTCGCCAAGCATCATTCCTCACAGATATGCCGCTTCTCTCGTTTCCTTTGGGGATCGAAAGGGGAATTCGCATTTCCTGGAACTTCTCAAGAGAAAGAGTATGGTCGGCAGCAGAAGCGAAATCAGTGACACTCTCGATAGAATCGACCTCATTGACTCGGATCAAGGGTGTTGAGCTCGTTAAGGTGGACTTGAGAGGAAATGGTCGCTTAAAACCCCAGTCACCCTTTTCCCGGGACGAAAGAGGAGATGTAATGGACTGGTGCTGCGGGTATTGTCGTGTCATCGTGGGAGACTTGTGATCGCCAATGTGCAAGTTTGTCGACTGAGGCTCAGGTAACGGCTTTGGGAGGGAGAATAATCGAGAAGATCTCAACAATGCCCCTCCGGGCGAAACAGCGCGAGAGCTCATTTCGACTCGGAGACCGTTTGGCGAGCTCAATTGGCTTGCCCTTCTGGTATCTTCGTAACGAGCAGTACCTGGACGTATAGCTGAAGTCGACGAAAATTCGCTGGAGGTTGAAGCTTGGGCGGGATCTACCGATAATGGCCCGAACGGTGCATCATTGGCCAATCAGCTCAGCGCTTCGCTCTTCGTCTGACAGTGCCGAGCCCCACTGAAACCCTGTCTCTCATTGATACAACTTCCCATTTTATTGAAAAACCCAGTCAAGCGACTAACACGACGAAGAGCAGAGGAGCGTTTTattatttctcttcttctatTGTGGCACATCTGGGCTAAAGCAGATGCAAGCTATCAAGAGAATGGCGTCGTCATCAAACATTTACAAGTCACCTGCCTTGACGCACGAGCTTGTCGCAAAATGCTCCGTGAGTCTCACAGTGGTGATAGCTTCACTTAGCTGTTGAAGCCAGGGTCGAGGGGTCTAAGACTAATTCACATATTTCAACGTAGACAACAAGAGCTCGGGCATCAATATTGACTCTTCCTCATGGCGTCGTACAACTTCCCATGTTCATGCCTGTTGCAACTCAAGCGTCTCTAAAGGGCATCACCCCTgaacagcttgaagagacTGGTTGCCGTTTATGTTTAAACAACACCTATCACCTCGGCTTGAAACCAGGGCAAGAGGTCTTAGATGCGATAGGTGGAGCGCATAAGCTTCAAGGATGGAACCACAACATTCTGACTGACAGTGGAGGGCAAGTTTTCCTCTACTAGGGTGAGAAATCCCAGGCTAACGTTAACTTCTAGATTCCAAATGGTCAGTTTGTTAAAGCTTGCAACTATTACTGAGAAAGGTGTCGAATTTCTGAGCCCGCATGATGGAACACCCATGTTACTTACACCTGAGCATTCCATGTCACTGCAAAACAGCATCGGCAGCGACATTATGATGCAACTGGACGATGTCCTTGTCACAACTTCGCCTGACAAAGCACGTATGCGCGAGGCCATGGAGCGAAGTGTGCGGTGGTTAGATCGATGCATTGCAGCTCACAAGAAACCAGAGTCCCAGAATCTCTTCTGCATCATTCAGGGAGGTCTCGATCTCGACATGCGACGAGAATGCTGTCGCGAGATGTTGGCTCGCGATACCCCGGGCATTGCCATTGGTGGGCTGAGTGGCGgtgaggccaaggctgattATTGCAGAGTTGTAGCAGCTTGCACAGAACTGCTCCCTGACCTGAAGCCGCGATACGTCATGGGCATTGGTTACCCTGAAGATCTGGTGGTGAGCGTTGCGCTAGGAGCCGACATGTTCGATTGTGTGTGGCCAACAAGAACAGCCCGATTTGGCAATGCAGTCACAAAACATGGCGTCTTGAACATCCGTAACAAGAAATACGCTACTGATTTCGGGCCTGTCGAGGAGGGTTGCAACTGCATGGTCTGCAAGCCAACCGCTGATGGAGGAATGGGTGTCACTCGAGCATTTGTCCACCACAACGCCTCAAAAGAGACGGTAGCGGCGCACCTGCTGACCATTCACAATGTCTACTATCAATTGAACCTTATGCGACAAATCAGGGAGGCCATTATGGAGGATCGATTCCCTACATTCGTGCGACAGTTCTTCGCTTGGCTTTATGCGGATAAAACAGAGTATCCCGAATGGGCAGTTGGAGCATTGAAGGGGGTCAACATCGATTTGACAGCGGAATAGAAGCATGCACAGCAATCAAGAGGCGTTGGTTAAAAAGTGAATTATGAATAATGAATATGATTCTATATACGAAGGCGCTTCAAATGCCAAGGATATCCTGATAAGACTGCGCATTGTTCATGAGTTTCCCTACAGCACTTCATTAAATAACCCGGATAAGTCGTTAGATCCACCACGTCTTGTCGGAACCGAGAACTCGAGAATAAGCTTCATCGATTCTCGGTTTAATCATCATAAGCGCCATTACAGAGCAATAGCCAGAGCAGCAACGGCAGCGAGGACAGCGCCGAAGCCGACACGGGCGGAAGAAGCACTGTTACCGCTGTCGGTGCTGGAAGGCTGAGCAGGAACTGTGACTGTGACGGGTTCATTGTTCTGCTCGCTAGTGGAGGCATCGTCGCCAGAGGCTCCAGTCTGGCGAGAGCCGGAGTCCTCGGTGGTGTTGGCCTCGTCGGTCTCGCTGGACCCAGAGTCTTGAGTGCGGGTAACAGAGGGGGAGCAAACGTCGTCGAAGCGGTCGCAGAAAGTAGCAAGGTTCTTGGCGACTATTATCGGGTTAGTCCAAGCTCAGATCGTTTCAAAGAGACACATACCAGAGTAGGCGGTCTTGGGCTCGCCAGTTCGGGCCCAGTCAGCGCAAGTGGAAGCATACTTGTCGAGCTCATCGGTCCAGGTTCGGCGGGACCCAGAGCCA is part of the Fusarium fujikuroi IMI 58289 draft genome, chromosome FFUJ_chr07 genome and encodes:
- a CDS encoding probable ribosomal protein L17.e, cytosolic; translated protein: MGRVRTKTVKKSAKVIIERYYPKLTLDFETNKRICDEIAIIASKRLRNKIAGYTTHLMKRIQRGPVRGISFKLQEEERERKDQYVPEVSALDFTQNSESGQLDVDGETKDLLKHLGFESIPVNVIPVTQQQVPERGGRRYGDRPRRD
- a CDS encoding probable tRNA-guanine transglycosylase encodes the protein MVSLLKLATITEKGVEFLSPHDGTPMLLTPEHSMSLQNSIGSDIMMQLDDVLVTTSPDKARMREAMERSVRWLDRCIAAHKKPESQNLFCIIQGGLDLDMRRECCREMLARDTPGIAIGGLSGGEAKADYCRVVAACTELLPDLKPRYVMGIGYPEDLVVSVALGADMFDCVWPTRTARFGNAVTKHGVLNIRNKKYATDFGPVEEGCNCMVCKPTADGGMGVTRAFVHHNASKETVAAHLLTIHNVYYQLNLMRQIREAIMEDRFPTFVRQFFAWLYADKTEYPEWAVGALKGVNIDLTAE